In Mobula hypostoma chromosome 12, sMobHyp1.1, whole genome shotgun sequence, one DNA window encodes the following:
- the alkbh6 gene encoding alpha-ketoglutarate-dependent dioxygenase alkB homolog 6 translates to MAAQNDGPCDLELFRVVQAPATVYYIPNFITMAEEKYLLQQVYDSPKPKWTQLSGRRLQNWGGLPHPKGMLIEKLPDWLEKYTKRISSMQLFSGKVANHVLVNEYNPGEGIMPHEDGPLYFPTVTTISLGSQTLLDFYHPITRENEKGEIALPQTEENRYFLSLLLEPRSLLVLKDSMYLKYLHGIRPVSEDIITDKVANLTSCNSKLGAVLTRTTRVSLTIRHVPKVLKTTILLGKKK, encoded by the exons GCTCCAGCAACTGTCTATTACATTCCCAACTTTATCACCATGGCTGAAGAAAAATATCTGCTGCAGCAG GTTTATGATTCACCCAAACCCAAGTGGACTCAGTTGTCGGGAAGAAGACTACAGAACTGGG GTGGTTTACCTCACCCGAAGGGAATGCTCATTGAGAAGCTACCTGATTGGCTGGAGAAGTACACAAAGAGAATATCATCCATGCAGCTTTTCTCAGGGAAAGTTGCTAATCACGTTTTGGTTAATGAATACAACCCTGGTGAAGGAATCATG CCTCACGAGGATGGGCCTCTGTACTTTCCAACTGTGACCACTATAAGCCTTGGCTCTCAAACCCTACTAGATTTCTATCATCCCATTACAAGAGAGAATGAAAAGGGAGAG ATTGCTTTGCCTCAAACCGAAGAGAATCGCTACTTTTTATCTCTGCTACTTGAGCCACGTAGCCTCCTGGTGCTGAAAGATAGCATGTACTTGAAGTATCTACATGGAATCAGACCCGTGTCAGAGGACATTATCACAGACAAGGTGGCAAACTTGACGTCTTGCAACTCAAAACTTGGAGCTGTTTTAACGAGGACTACAAGAGTGTCTCTGACTATTCGTCATGTGCCAAAAGTTTTAAAAACTACCATATTATTGGGGAAGAAAAAATAA